The Cellulomonas sp. P24 genome contains a region encoding:
- a CDS encoding nitrate- and nitrite sensing domain-containing protein, with amino-acid sequence MLRRLGIRSKVLAVLAVPMIVLLGVVGYVGYGAIQEARTASAVETVVNAMNAYTPVIEALQEERAASVAKSLFTLSDPATLTAARSKTDAAIRALEPLSTTGVLASFPANVRTAFGESDYQHSDLAALRAQVDSGGQTSNIQSTFDGAINADIALFGIVANAIPDRSLAGYVLAFGSIEKSNEDLVREQAVGESIMRLQGSSPGTVQLFVTQQSTTELDRTTERADVANLGRPELFIPLKYPTQDFKRLRIVLQNGSPAEIAAVTPAAWQKEIADQIAAQSAVRDKIFVDASQVAATASSAARSKALLTAGTGLAAVGLSLFFALFVARGIVNPLRRLTAAAADVREQLPKLVEEVAVPGEGPGMELVQIPVESRDEVGRLADAFNSVNATTLQVAQEQAALRGSIAEMFINVARRDQVLLNRQLSFIDSLERTEEDPNALANLFRLDHLATRMRRNAESLLVLAGIDSGRRMRDSMPLSDVIRTASSEIEQYDRIQLDLPIDPHMLGFNALASAHLLAEILENATVFSEPDTPVEVSTGVRGDSVTVTVVDHGLGMSDEEIELANEKIRSVSASDALGAQRLGLFVVGRLAQRLGATVQIGRGQVGTGTTVEVTFPVVLFQASETMSAAYGLPSPVVDHAIEPVAPPIEDAAAAWLSPPVIEDVPPVVEAVDLGALTDGATQLGLPKRRVRDGATVEEPVRPPVTQAELRERDESKIVLPALVEPRLAAELAGAVEGWKPDVAAPSGSSLPARNRAASPYWQDAPAEEPAVAPAPVAPEVRTGLFSGFRRGVDVPAPAPADLAGRPVRGTDEGSSDQHGAGFYAADYHATRYHGPSSELRETLQSAEAAPDPAPAPAEAAPAPVMPAFVIPGLVPDDEDDEVYVPGRNWEPVPVVRDGSAPTTVDTPPEPTVLPTRHPAGPPAAWAPPPAPQTSEPATPLPDQPREPDPGAERVWAPDNVPAPRWEPTAPLARRGAPTAPEHTSDVVPPVANPAPLEPTTPTDGAAAPGVDSPWAPQQAWAPEQAWAPVFPSAGPAPLARRDGAATEVESTATATFSSAAPLGFEPHLDEARAWSAGEHLDPLTHPSPVVPPPGAPQGGTTVPPAVAAPLPTRTEAAPDLREVDASMPWMPAPPPTGFQTLSPGAPAPTTDGAVSPGGALPSRTPVPTGSAPAPGATVLPSRPVPNPPVEPAGIVDPAERGDGEPGVPVVPFSSIVAPAAPEVRPEPATLPAWQQRAQTESAPAFGDVVGASAAPTDAPKRRWSLFGRKKADRPDPSDSRSTAPQEADRAAADRVGQGFARQQPAVFLPAGDVPSLEPQAPVRSSAFGASSQAHAAPEPPSTPPSAPAWAPAAASAAPPGGAPAAFTPPTVAPVFTPPIVHEAPTSWSPPVVPDVMASSFTDAQPVRNGALDDEVAAMLALRSDIQEQALSELSQLSAYRPTIVSNGPAGTGALTRRVPTAIPKAPEIVKPDGDRAVNRDAAQLRSRLSSFQSGTSRGRRATEDAPTGSPTADASLAETSPASGTQDFVIDDDHDNTPSTPSW; translated from the coding sequence ATGCTTCGCAGGTTGGGCATCCGGTCCAAAGTGCTCGCTGTTCTTGCGGTGCCCATGATCGTGCTGCTCGGTGTGGTGGGGTACGTCGGTTACGGGGCGATCCAGGAGGCTCGGACGGCGAGCGCCGTCGAGACCGTCGTCAACGCGATGAACGCGTACACGCCCGTCATCGAGGCGCTCCAGGAGGAGCGGGCGGCGTCGGTGGCGAAGTCGCTGTTCACGTTGTCCGATCCCGCGACGCTCACGGCTGCGAGGAGCAAGACCGACGCGGCGATCAGGGCGCTCGAACCGCTCTCCACCACCGGAGTCCTCGCGTCGTTCCCTGCGAACGTCCGCACCGCCTTCGGAGAGAGCGACTACCAGCACTCCGACCTCGCGGCGCTGCGGGCCCAGGTCGACTCCGGCGGCCAGACGAGCAACATCCAGAGCACGTTCGACGGTGCGATCAACGCTGACATCGCGCTGTTCGGGATCGTCGCCAACGCGATCCCGGACCGTTCGCTCGCCGGGTACGTCCTCGCGTTCGGCTCGATCGAGAAGAGCAACGAGGACCTGGTTCGCGAGCAGGCCGTGGGCGAGTCCATCATGCGTCTCCAGGGCAGCTCGCCGGGTACCGTGCAGCTCTTCGTCACGCAGCAGTCGACGACCGAGCTCGACCGCACGACCGAGCGGGCAGATGTCGCCAACCTCGGACGGCCCGAGCTGTTCATCCCGCTGAAGTACCCGACGCAGGACTTCAAGCGACTCCGCATCGTCCTGCAGAACGGCAGCCCGGCCGAGATCGCCGCGGTCACCCCGGCCGCCTGGCAGAAGGAGATCGCCGATCAGATCGCGGCCCAGTCCGCGGTCCGGGACAAGATCTTCGTGGACGCGTCGCAGGTGGCAGCGACGGCCTCGTCGGCCGCCCGCTCGAAGGCGCTCCTCACGGCAGGGACCGGGCTGGCTGCCGTCGGGCTGTCGCTGTTCTTCGCGCTGTTCGTCGCGCGTGGCATCGTCAACCCGCTCCGCCGCCTCACCGCGGCTGCCGCGGACGTCCGCGAGCAGCTGCCGAAGCTCGTCGAGGAGGTCGCCGTCCCCGGCGAGGGACCTGGCATGGAGCTCGTGCAGATCCCGGTGGAGTCGCGTGACGAGGTCGGCCGCCTCGCCGACGCGTTCAACTCGGTGAACGCCACGACGCTCCAGGTCGCCCAGGAGCAGGCCGCCCTGCGTGGCTCGATCGCCGAGATGTTCATCAACGTCGCGCGCCGGGACCAGGTGCTCCTCAACCGGCAGCTGTCCTTCATCGACTCGCTCGAACGCACCGAGGAAGACCCGAACGCCCTGGCGAACCTCTTCCGGCTCGACCACCTCGCGACCCGGATGCGCCGCAACGCCGAGTCCCTCCTCGTGCTCGCCGGCATCGACTCCGGTCGACGGATGCGCGACTCGATGCCGCTCTCCGACGTGATCCGCACGGCCTCGTCCGAGATCGAGCAGTACGACCGCATCCAGCTGGACCTCCCGATCGACCCCCACATGCTGGGGTTCAACGCCCTCGCGTCGGCCCACCTGCTCGCCGAGATCCTCGAGAACGCCACGGTCTTCTCCGAGCCGGACACGCCCGTCGAGGTCAGCACCGGGGTGCGCGGCGACAGCGTCACCGTCACGGTGGTCGACCACGGGCTGGGGATGTCCGACGAGGAGATCGAGCTCGCGAACGAGAAGATCCGGTCCGTGTCGGCGAGCGACGCGCTCGGTGCGCAACGACTCGGGCTGTTCGTGGTCGGCCGTCTGGCCCAGCGTCTCGGTGCCACCGTGCAGATCGGCCGTGGCCAGGTGGGCACGGGCACGACGGTCGAGGTGACGTTCCCGGTCGTCCTGTTCCAGGCGAGCGAGACGATGTCCGCCGCCTACGGTCTCCCGTCCCCCGTCGTGGACCACGCCATCGAGCCCGTCGCGCCGCCGATCGAGGACGCCGCCGCTGCCTGGCTGTCTCCTCCGGTGATCGAGGACGTCCCGCCGGTGGTCGAGGCGGTCGACCTCGGCGCGCTGACCGACGGTGCGACCCAGCTCGGCCTCCCGAAGCGGCGCGTCCGCGACGGTGCGACGGTCGAGGAGCCCGTTCGCCCTCCGGTGACCCAGGCCGAGCTGCGCGAGCGCGACGAGAGCAAGATCGTGCTCCCGGCGCTCGTCGAACCCCGCCTGGCCGCAGAGCTCGCCGGTGCCGTCGAAGGGTGGAAGCCGGACGTCGCGGCCCCCTCGGGCTCGTCGCTCCCGGCGCGCAACCGCGCCGCGTCGCCCTACTGGCAGGACGCGCCGGCCGAGGAACCCGCCGTGGCACCTGCTCCGGTGGCCCCGGAGGTGCGGACCGGCCTGTTCAGCGGGTTCCGCCGTGGCGTCGACGTCCCGGCGCCCGCCCCCGCGGACCTCGCAGGACGGCCGGTGCGAGGTACCGACGAGGGCAGCTCCGACCAGCACGGCGCCGGTTTCTACGCCGCCGACTACCACGCCACGAGGTACCACGGTCCGAGCTCGGAGCTCCGCGAGACGCTGCAGAGCGCCGAGGCGGCACCGGACCCGGCACCCGCCCCCGCCGAGGCTGCACCTGCCCCGGTGATGCCCGCGTTCGTGATCCCGGGGCTCGTCCCCGACGACGAGGACGACGAGGTCTACGTGCCCGGCCGCAACTGGGAGCCGGTACCCGTCGTGCGTGACGGATCGGCGCCGACAACGGTCGACACGCCGCCCGAGCCCACCGTTCTCCCGACCCGCCATCCGGCGGGGCCGCCTGCGGCGTGGGCACCCCCGCCGGCCCCGCAGACGTCGGAACCGGCCACACCGCTCCCGGACCAGCCGCGCGAGCCGGACCCGGGCGCTGAGCGCGTCTGGGCTCCGGACAACGTCCCGGCACCGCGATGGGAACCGACAGCCCCGCTCGCCCGGCGTGGCGCTCCCACGGCACCCGAGCACACCTCCGACGTGGTGCCGCCCGTCGCGAACCCCGCTCCGCTGGAGCCGACGACACCCACGGACGGGGCAGCAGCGCCCGGCGTCGACTCGCCCTGGGCGCCTCAGCAGGCGTGGGCACCGGAACAGGCCTGGGCACCGGTCTTCCCGTCCGCCGGTCCGGCGCCGCTCGCACGGCGCGACGGCGCGGCGACCGAGGTCGAGAGCACCGCGACCGCGACGTTCTCGTCGGCTGCGCCCCTCGGCTTCGAACCGCACCTCGACGAGGCGCGTGCCTGGAGCGCCGGTGAGCACCTCGACCCGCTGACGCACCCGTCGCCCGTCGTCCCGCCCCCGGGCGCCCCCCAGGGCGGCACGACGGTCCCTCCGGCGGTGGCCGCACCGTTGCCGACGCGCACCGAGGCAGCCCCCGACCTCCGCGAGGTCGACGCCTCGATGCCGTGGATGCCGGCCCCGCCGCCGACGGGCTTCCAGACCCTCAGCCCGGGCGCGCCTGCGCCCACGACGGACGGTGCCGTGTCTCCTGGAGGTGCGCTGCCGTCGCGCACCCCGGTGCCGACCGGCAGCGCACCGGCCCCTGGCGCCACGGTCCTGCCGAGCCGCCCCGTCCCGAACCCGCCGGTCGAGCCGGCCGGGATCGTCGACCCCGCCGAGCGTGGTGACGGTGAGCCCGGCGTGCCGGTGGTCCCGTTCTCGAGCATCGTCGCCCCAGCGGCGCCGGAGGTGCGCCCCGAACCGGCGACGCTCCCCGCGTGGCAGCAGCGCGCACAGACCGAGTCGGCTCCGGCGTTCGGCGACGTCGTGGGTGCCTCGGCGGCGCCGACGGACGCCCCGAAGCGCAGGTGGAGCCTGTTCGGACGCAAGAAGGCCGATCGCCCGGACCCGTCCGACTCCCGGTCGACTGCGCCGCAGGAGGCCGACCGCGCTGCCGCGGACCGGGTCGGTCAGGGCTTCGCGCGACAGCAGCCGGCCGTGTTCCTCCCGGCAGGCGACGTGCCGTCGCTCGAGCCGCAGGCGCCGGTGCGATCGTCGGCCTTCGGCGCGTCGAGCCAGGCGCACGCGGCACCCGAGCCCCCGTCGACGCCGCCGTCCGCTCCCGCGTGGGCTCCGGCTGCAGCGTCCGCCGCGCCCCCCGGCGGAGCGCCTGCGGCGTTCACCCCGCCGACTGTCGCTCCGGTCTTCACCCCGCCGATCGTGCACGAGGCTCCGACCAGCTGGTCGCCGCCGGTGGTGCCGGACGTCATGGCGTCCTCGTTCACGGACGCCCAGCCGGTCCGCAACGGTGCCCTCGACGACGAGGTCGCGGCGATGCTCGCGCTGCGGTCGGACATCCAGGAGCAGGCGCTCTCCGAGCTCAGCCAGCTCTCGGCGTACCGCCCGACGATCGTGAGCAACGGACCCGCCGGCACGGGCGCCCTGACGCGCCGGGTGCCGACCGCGATCCCCAAGGCGCCGGAGATCGTCAAGCCCGACGGCGACCGCGCCGTCAATCGGGATGCCGCGCAGCTGCGTTCTCGGCTGTCCAGCTTCCAGTCCGGGACGAGTCGTGGCCGTCGCGCCACGGAGGACGCCCCGACCGGGTCACCGACGGCCGATGCCTCGCTCGCCGAGACGTCACCCGCATCAGGGACTCAAGATTTCGTGATCGATGACGATCATGACAACACGCCTTCGACACCGTCATGGTGA
- a CDS encoding roadblock/LC7 domain-containing protein, giving the protein MTALSTEAANFGWLLDNFVRTVPGTRHTLVVSADGLLMAMSEQLDRTSGDQLAAIVSGMSSLTRGASRQLRAGEVRQAIVEMDNLFLFLMSVSNGSVLAVVAESSCDVGLIGYEMAMLVSRTEATLTPQLITEMRGQLPVDGATRSPLG; this is encoded by the coding sequence GTGACAGCGCTCAGCACTGAGGCAGCCAACTTCGGCTGGCTCCTGGACAACTTCGTCCGGACCGTGCCAGGCACTCGGCACACGCTCGTGGTGTCTGCCGACGGCCTGCTCATGGCGATGTCCGAGCAGCTGGACCGCACGAGCGGTGACCAGCTGGCGGCGATCGTCTCCGGTATGTCGAGCCTGACCCGTGGCGCCTCGCGTCAGCTCCGCGCGGGTGAGGTTCGTCAGGCCATCGTCGAGATGGACAACCTCTTCCTGTTCCTCATGAGCGTCTCGAACGGCTCCGTCCTCGCGGTGGTCGCCGAGTCGAGCTGTGATGTGGGCCTCATCGGGTACGAGATGGCTATGCTCGTGTCCCGTACCGAGGCAACCCTCACACCGCAGCTGATCACCGAGATGCGCGGCCAGCTTCCCGTCGACGGCGCGACACGATCCCCACTGGGATGA
- a CDS encoding DUF742 domain-containing protein: MSDHIEYEARTVRPYAVTGGRVRSSRSADLPLEALVEVMPGAVTSSGLTPEKRAILQHAAHTYISVAELSAMLHLPLGVVRIVVSDLADAKYIRVHTSTPVEVHTGQSPALSLSVLESVLNGISAL; this comes from the coding sequence ATGAGTGACCACATCGAGTACGAGGCAAGGACGGTCCGTCCGTACGCCGTGACCGGTGGCCGGGTGCGGTCGTCACGGTCCGCGGACCTGCCTCTCGAGGCCCTGGTCGAGGTGATGCCGGGCGCTGTCACGAGCAGTGGTCTGACACCCGAGAAGCGCGCGATCCTGCAGCACGCCGCGCATACCTACATCTCCGTCGCCGAGCTGTCGGCGATGCTCCACCTGCCGCTGGGCGTGGTGCGCATCGTCGTCTCCGACCTCGCCGACGCCAAGTACATCCGCGTGCACACCTCGACGCCCGTCGAGGTCCACACGGGTCAGTCACCTGCCCTGTCCCTCAGTGTGCTGGAGAGTGTTCTCAATGGCATTTCCGCCCTCTGA
- a CDS encoding ATP/GTP-binding protein, which translates to MAFPPSEAAVAEHSATGGVAPTVVKIVVAGGFAVGKTTFIGSISDIEPLNTEAAMTEHSVGVDDAGGVSDRKTTTTVAMDFGRIALPGSLWLYLFGTPGQDRFLFMWDDLVRGAIGAVVLVDTDRLDQCFPAVDYFESRGIPFVVGVNCFDGIAKHQLEDVREALAIPAHVPVLYTDARSRAATKQTLISLVQLAMERLRGA; encoded by the coding sequence ATGGCATTTCCGCCCTCTGAAGCCGCGGTCGCCGAGCACTCGGCCACCGGAGGCGTCGCGCCCACCGTTGTCAAGATCGTCGTCGCAGGCGGCTTCGCCGTCGGCAAGACCACCTTCATCGGGTCCATCTCGGACATCGAGCCGCTGAACACCGAGGCGGCGATGACCGAGCACTCCGTCGGCGTCGACGACGCCGGTGGTGTCTCCGACCGCAAGACGACCACCACGGTCGCGATGGACTTCGGTCGCATCGCCCTGCCGGGGTCCTTGTGGCTCTACCTGTTCGGCACGCCGGGCCAGGACCGCTTCCTGTTCATGTGGGACGACCTGGTCCGCGGTGCGATCGGCGCCGTCGTCCTGGTCGACACCGACCGGCTCGACCAGTGCTTCCCCGCGGTGGACTACTTCGAGAGCCGCGGCATCCCGTTCGTCGTCGGCGTCAACTGCTTCGACGGGATCGCCAAGCACCAGCTCGAGGACGTCCGCGAGGCGCTCGCCATCCCGGCGCACGTCCCCGTGCTCTACACGGACGCGCGGTCCCGGGCCGCCACGAAGCAGACGCTGATCTCGCTGGTGCAGCTCGCGATGGAGCGGCTGCGCGGGGCGTGA
- a CDS encoding PIN domain-containing protein, producing MQTYVDGTALSRFLEGAAEHAEWVAWAAEHDGSLVTSELALSELRREAEPRGIEARQAARDVADRLTVVRFSDQCLATAAMASSVLPPFAALHLGVAVAEPDVTAVATYDQLLAQVAVIYGVEVVSPGRAPRWWEGLA from the coding sequence ATGCAGACCTACGTCGACGGGACGGCGCTGAGCCGGTTCCTGGAGGGCGCGGCCGAGCATGCGGAGTGGGTCGCGTGGGCCGCCGAGCACGACGGGTCCCTCGTGACGTCGGAGCTCGCCCTCTCGGAGCTGCGGCGTGAGGCGGAGCCGCGTGGCATCGAGGCGCGTCAGGCCGCCCGCGACGTCGCCGACCGGCTCACGGTGGTCCGGTTCTCCGACCAGTGCCTGGCGACGGCGGCGATGGCGTCGTCGGTGCTGCCCCCGTTCGCGGCGTTGCACCTGGGGGTCGCGGTGGCGGAGCCGGACGTCACGGCGGTCGCCACCTACGACCAGCTGCTCGCCCAGGTCGCGGTGATCTACGGGGTCGAGGTCGTCAGCCCGGGACGGGCCCCGCGGTGGTGGGAAGGCCTGGCATGA
- a CDS encoding threonine/serine exporter ThrE family protein has translation MVPVPTIPTDDELELIRQSGVALRAGKLSLSAGTGSYRVKNTMERVATALGIDRHEAHVTLTEITTTSHRGSSFRTEVAEVRSIGINSDRLSALEVMASTLRPGSTVEEVTEKLDAITARRPLYSGLLNALWSAIACAAFAFLNNGGPIECLVVFIGAGVGQYVRRALLTRGFNQFGVTMIAAAAACLTYLGFIQALQAVGSVGAHHQAGYISAVLFLVPGFPLVTGSLDLAKLDFSAGLARLTYALMILSSAALAVWGVSVAAGLDPAPVAGPRLPFLVLIALRLVASFLGVLGFALMFNSPWKMAIGAALVGMVANVVRIQLVEVGAAAQAGAAAAALIVGLLSAWVAPRLRVPRITIYVPAVVIMVPGATAYRSVFHLSNGDTTQALAFGVQAALVVIAISIGLAVGRMLTDATWAYER, from the coding sequence ATGGTCCCCGTGCCCACGATCCCCACCGATGACGAGCTCGAGCTCATCCGTCAGTCCGGCGTCGCGCTCCGTGCCGGCAAGCTGAGCCTCTCCGCAGGGACGGGCTCCTACCGGGTGAAGAACACGATGGAACGAGTCGCGACCGCGCTCGGCATCGACCGCCACGAGGCGCACGTGACCCTCACCGAGATCACCACGACCTCGCACCGCGGCTCGAGCTTCCGCACCGAGGTCGCCGAGGTCCGCTCGATCGGCATCAACTCCGACCGCCTCTCCGCGCTCGAGGTCATGGCGTCGACCCTCCGCCCAGGATCGACGGTCGAGGAGGTCACCGAGAAGCTCGACGCGATCACGGCCCGGCGACCCCTCTACTCCGGGCTGCTCAACGCGCTGTGGTCCGCGATCGCGTGTGCCGCGTTCGCGTTCCTCAACAACGGCGGGCCGATCGAGTGCCTCGTGGTGTTCATCGGGGCCGGCGTCGGCCAGTACGTGCGGCGCGCGCTGCTGACCCGCGGCTTCAACCAGTTCGGCGTGACGATGATCGCCGCGGCCGCCGCATGCCTGACCTACCTGGGGTTTATCCAGGCCCTGCAGGCGGTCGGCTCCGTCGGGGCGCACCACCAGGCCGGGTACATCTCGGCCGTGCTGTTCCTGGTGCCGGGGTTCCCGCTCGTCACCGGCTCGCTGGACCTCGCCAAGCTGGACTTCTCCGCCGGGCTGGCACGGCTCACCTATGCGCTGATGATCCTCAGCTCGGCGGCGCTGGCCGTGTGGGGCGTGTCCGTGGCGGCCGGTCTCGACCCGGCCCCGGTCGCTGGCCCGCGGCTGCCGTTCCTCGTGCTCATCGCCCTTCGCCTGGTCGCGAGCTTCCTCGGGGTGCTCGGCTTCGCGCTGATGTTCAACAGCCCGTGGAAGATGGCGATCGGTGCCGCACTCGTCGGGATGGTGGCGAACGTCGTCCGTATCCAGCTCGTCGAGGTCGGCGCGGCCGCACAGGCCGGGGCCGCCGCCGCCGCGCTGATCGTCGGCCTGCTGTCCGCGTGGGTCGCCCCGCGGCTCCGGGTCCCGCGGATCACGATCTACGTCCCGGCGGTCGTCATCATGGTGCCCGGCGCGACCGCGTACCGGTCGGTGTTCCACCTCAGCAACGGCGACACGACGCAGGCGCTGGCGTTCGGTGTCCAGGCCGCGCTCGTCGTCATCGCCATCTCGATCGGCCTCGCCGTCGGCCGCATGCTGACCGACGCGACCTGGGCGTACGAGAGGTGA
- a CDS encoding Cof-type HAD-IIB family hydrolase, which translates to MTIDSTPPFELLPTDPRPDIRLIAADMDGTLLDQHDQLHEHLWPLLDELDRRGIVFCPASGRQYDNLLERFRDVADRVVFIAENGTYIVRDGQEVASDCLAGDAVADLVGTARDLIASGVDVGVVVCGKGSAYVEREDPRFLEQVMRFFSRVQVVPDLLDAPDDDVLKVAFFDFGSAETTTAPALSAYHASLQVVVSGAHWVDVISQTANKGAAVRRLQQEMGIERSQTMVFGDFLNDLQMMDTADYSFAMDNAHPVVRDAARFIAPSNNHNGVVRTISTVLGLEWSD; encoded by the coding sequence GTGACCATCGACTCCACGCCGCCCTTCGAGCTGCTCCCCACCGACCCCCGACCCGACATCCGGCTCATCGCGGCGGACATGGACGGCACCCTCCTCGACCAGCACGACCAGCTCCACGAGCACCTCTGGCCGCTGCTCGACGAGCTGGACCGTCGGGGCATCGTCTTCTGCCCGGCGAGCGGACGGCAGTACGACAACCTCCTCGAGCGCTTCCGCGACGTCGCCGACCGGGTCGTGTTCATCGCGGAGAACGGGACGTACATCGTGCGCGACGGGCAGGAGGTTGCCTCGGACTGCCTGGCAGGCGACGCGGTTGCGGATCTCGTCGGAACAGCGCGCGACCTCATCGCCTCGGGCGTGGACGTCGGTGTCGTGGTGTGCGGGAAGGGCTCCGCCTACGTCGAGCGGGAGGATCCGCGATTCCTGGAGCAGGTGATGCGGTTCTTCAGTCGCGTTCAGGTTGTCCCCGACCTGCTCGACGCTCCCGATGACGACGTGCTCAAGGTCGCATTCTTCGACTTCGGATCCGCCGAGACCACGACCGCTCCGGCTCTGTCGGCCTACCACGCGTCTCTGCAGGTCGTGGTCTCAGGCGCCCACTGGGTCGACGTCATCAGCCAGACCGCGAACAAGGGAGCCGCAGTCCGCCGTCTTCAGCAGGAGATGGGGATCGAACGCTCTCAGACGATGGTGTTCGGCGACTTCCTGAACGATCTGCAGATGATGGACACGGCGGACTACTCGTTCGCGATGGACAATGCACATCCCGTGGTTCGTGATGCAGCACGCTTCATCGCACCATCGAACAACCACAACGGCGTCGTCCGGACGATCTCGACGGTTCTCGGGCTGGAATGGAGCGACTGA
- a CDS encoding SIS domain-containing protein has translation MSANVDDVSVAGDPVDLRKVAFGAAADALQSERDALEAVSSRLGDDFFRAVELLVACSGRTVVTGLGKSGHVAGKIAATLSSVGRPAQFVHATEALHGDSGALTRGDLLIALSNSGRTAEAVAFARYAVSIGVPVIALVGVKDSPLADLSSAVIDASVAREADPLNLAPTASTTAALALGDALAAAAMAVARFTPDDFHLRHPSGSLGEQLATGEDQR, from the coding sequence ATGAGCGCGAACGTGGACGACGTGAGTGTCGCGGGAGATCCCGTCGACCTCCGCAAGGTGGCGTTCGGTGCTGCTGCCGATGCGCTCCAGAGTGAACGGGACGCGCTCGAGGCGGTATCGAGCCGGTTGGGCGATGACTTCTTCCGTGCGGTCGAGCTCCTCGTCGCCTGCAGCGGGCGAACGGTCGTGACGGGTCTGGGGAAGTCGGGACACGTGGCCGGGAAGATCGCGGCGACCCTGTCGAGCGTGGGCAGGCCGGCGCAGTTCGTCCACGCGACGGAAGCCCTGCACGGAGACTCGGGCGCATTGACCCGCGGGGACCTCCTGATCGCCCTGTCGAACTCCGGTCGCACCGCCGAGGCGGTGGCGTTCGCTCGCTACGCCGTGTCGATCGGAGTGCCGGTCATCGCCCTCGTCGGGGTCAAGGACTCGCCGCTCGCGGACCTGAGCAGTGCCGTGATCGACGCCTCGGTCGCTCGCGAGGCAGACCCCTTGAACCTGGCGCCCACGGCGTCGACGACCGCCGCTCTCGCGCTGGGAGATGCGCTGGCCGCCGCCGCGATGGCAGTGGCGCGCTTCACCCCGGACGACTTCCACCTGCGCCACCCGTCGGGTTCGCTCGGTGAGCAGCTCGCGACCGGCGAGGACCAGCGATGA